In one window of Sandaracinaceae bacterium DNA:
- a CDS encoding quinone-dependent dihydroorotate dehydrogenase yields MLYRFLLRPLLYLLPAETAHHITFAMLRAFARVRPFRALLRALFSATSPALETRALGMRLPNPVGLAAGFDKDAQGFEALGALGFGFVEVGTLTGQAQPGNPKPRLFRLPADRALVNRMGFNNGGSAAAAERLAVPRDTRVGVNLGKSKVVAEEDAPSDYVLSAERLAPLADYVVVNVSSPNTPGLRNLQAVEKLQPLLVAVREAIDRVSSPTRRVPLLVKIAPDLADEDVDQVADLAVQLGLDGIIATNTTISRVGLRSHPARVEACGAGGLSGAPLEVRSLAVLKRLRARVGPDMTLVTMDGVETPEHAYARIRAGATLIQVYTGLIYHGPMLPKRLARGLERLARRDGFERVADAVGVDA; encoded by the coding sequence ATGCTGTATCGATTCCTGCTGCGACCGCTGCTGTACCTGCTCCCCGCAGAGACGGCGCACCACATCACGTTCGCCATGCTGCGGGCGTTCGCGCGCGTGCGGCCGTTCCGGGCCCTGTTGCGTGCGCTCTTCTCGGCCACCAGCCCGGCCCTCGAGACGCGCGCGCTCGGCATGCGCCTGCCCAACCCCGTCGGGCTCGCGGCGGGCTTCGACAAGGACGCGCAGGGCTTCGAGGCGCTGGGGGCGCTGGGCTTCGGCTTCGTGGAGGTGGGCACGCTCACGGGCCAGGCCCAGCCGGGCAACCCCAAGCCGCGCCTCTTCCGTCTTCCGGCAGACCGCGCGCTGGTGAACCGCATGGGCTTCAACAACGGGGGCAGCGCCGCCGCCGCCGAGCGCCTCGCCGTGCCGCGTGACACCCGCGTGGGCGTCAACCTGGGCAAGAGCAAGGTGGTGGCCGAGGAAGACGCGCCGTCCGACTACGTGCTGAGCGCCGAGCGCCTCGCCCCGCTGGCCGACTACGTGGTGGTCAACGTGAGCTCCCCGAACACACCCGGGCTGCGCAACCTGCAGGCCGTGGAGAAGCTGCAGCCGCTGCTGGTGGCGGTGCGCGAGGCCATCGACCGCGTCTCCTCGCCCACACGGCGCGTGCCCCTGCTGGTGAAGATCGCGCCCGACCTCGCCGACGAAGACGTGGACCAGGTGGCGGACCTGGCCGTGCAGCTCGGGCTGGACGGCATCATCGCCACCAACACCACCATCTCCCGGGTGGGCCTGCGCTCGCACCCGGCCCGGGTGGAGGCCTGCGGCGCCGGCGGGCTGAGCGGTGCGCCACTCGAAGTTCGCTCGCTGGCCGTGCTCAAGCGGCTGCGAGCCCGTGTCGGCCCGGACATGACGCTGGTCACAATGGACGGAGTGGAGACGCCGGAGCACGCCTACGCCCGCATCCGGGCTGGGGCCACGCTCATTCAGGTCTACACCGGGCTCATCTACCACGGGCCCATGCTGCCCAAGCGCCTGGCCCGCGGGCTCGAGCGCCTGGCCCGTCGTGACGGGTTCGAGCGGGTGGCCGACGCCGTGGGTGTCGACGCCTGA
- a CDS encoding GMC family oxidoreductase N-terminal domain-containing protein, giving the protein MSNTKYDYIVVGAGSAGCCIANRLSADGKTRVLLIEAGGKDNNPLIKMGIGFSRLMYDKSVSNVYETQPEPHLGNRRVHIVRGRVLGGSSSINGQIYMRGQRQDYDDWAALPGCEGWSYDELLPYFRKSEHFEPGPASDYHGQGGELNVTYPSFNYDITEAYLASANSLGIPRNDDLNGENQEGIGMMQVNQKDRQRWSSADAFLDKEVKARPNLVITLNSYVKRVVLDGKRAIGVDYQDKKGTVHRAEVTKEVILSAGAYNSSPILELSGIGRKDVLKGLGVELLHELAGVGENL; this is encoded by the coding sequence ATGTCCAACACCAAGTATGACTACATCGTGGTCGGGGCGGGCTCGGCCGGCTGCTGCATCGCCAACCGCCTCTCCGCCGACGGCAAGACCCGCGTGCTCCTCATCGAGGCCGGCGGCAAGGACAACAACCCGCTCATCAAGATGGGCATCGGCTTCAGCCGGCTGATGTACGACAAGTCCGTCAGCAACGTGTACGAGACGCAGCCGGAGCCGCACCTCGGCAACCGCAGGGTGCACATCGTGCGCGGGCGCGTGCTGGGCGGCAGCAGCTCCATCAATGGACAAATCTACATGCGCGGCCAGCGCCAGGACTACGACGACTGGGCCGCGCTGCCCGGCTGCGAGGGCTGGAGCTACGACGAGCTGCTGCCGTACTTCCGCAAGTCCGAGCACTTCGAGCCGGGTCCGGCCAGCGACTACCACGGGCAGGGCGGCGAGCTGAACGTCACGTATCCGTCCTTCAACTACGACATCACCGAGGCTTACTTGGCCTCCGCCAACAGCCTCGGCATCCCGCGCAACGACGACCTCAATGGTGAGAACCAAGAGGGCATCGGCATGATGCAGGTCAACCAGAAGGACCGTCAGCGCTGGAGCTCGGCCGATGCGTTCCTCGACAAGGAAGTGAAGGCGCGCCCCAACCTGGTCATCACGCTGAACTCCTACGTGAAGCGCGTCGTGCTCGACGGTAAGCGCGCCATCGGCGTGGACTACCAGGACAAGAAGGGCACTGTGCATCGTGCGGAGGTCACCAAGGAGGTCATCCTCTCGGCCGGCGCCTACAACTCGTCGCCCATCCTCGAGCTGTCGGGCATCGGTCGGAAGGACGTGCTGAAGGGCCTCGGCGTCGAGCTGCTGCACGAGCTGGCTGGCGTGGGCGAGAACCTCTAG